The following are from one region of the Paenibacillus protaetiae genome:
- a CDS encoding MarR family winged helix-turn-helix transcriptional regulator encodes MSKAYKSVMDKAAKDIKSYGISVTEFGILEVLYNKGEIPIQQIGGKVLITSGTMTYNIDKLAGKGLVRRMPCAEDRRVINAALTDEGRRLFDRIFPQHRSQLTAIMQSLSSAQKQQAIELLKQLGKGANEQ; translated from the coding sequence ATGTCGAAGGCTTACAAAAGCGTAATGGACAAAGCCGCCAAAGATATTAAAAGCTACGGCATCTCCGTAACCGAATTCGGCATTCTCGAAGTGCTGTACAACAAAGGCGAAATACCGATTCAGCAAATTGGCGGCAAAGTGCTTATTACAAGCGGGACGATGACCTACAACATCGACAAGCTGGCCGGCAAAGGGCTTGTGAGGCGGATGCCTTGCGCCGAGGACCGAAGAGTCATTAATGCGGCATTGACCGATGAAGGCCGCCGGCTGTTTGACCGTATTTTTCCCCAGCACAGGTCGCAATTAACCGCCATTATGCAAAGCCTGTCCAGCGCGCAAAAACAGCAGGCCATTGAGCTGCTGAAACAATTAGGCAAAGGAGCGAATGAACAATGA
- a CDS encoding HPP family protein, producing MNIKVIAVGIYIAFIYWLSLHVSFLDTLFFPALGAFGFLFAARSFHLAEYCKITLGAVVSSLAGTLLYLIYPGTVTLFINVLFAIWLIKRMKWNAPPIVAVAIIPFFSHSPYHVLVPVSVLVSLAGLTALLYAAELIAARWPKTAAAKREQPDMAG from the coding sequence ATGAATATCAAAGTTATTGCTGTTGGCATTTATATTGCTTTTATTTATTGGCTGTCGCTGCATGTTTCGTTTCTGGACACCTTGTTTTTCCCGGCGCTTGGCGCGTTTGGCTTCTTGTTTGCGGCACGTTCGTTCCATTTGGCCGAATATTGTAAAATTACGCTGGGCGCAGTCGTTTCATCGTTGGCCGGCACGCTGCTGTATTTGATTTATCCCGGTACGGTTACATTGTTTATTAATGTGCTTTTTGCGATCTGGCTGATCAAGCGGATGAAATGGAATGCGCCTCCGATAGTGGCCGTTGCCATCATCCCGTTTTTCTCTCATTCTCCTTATCATGTTCTTGTTCCGGTCTCCGTACTCGTGTCGCTGGCAGGCTTGACGGCGCTTCTATATGCAGCGGAGCTGATTGCGGCGAGATGGCCGAAGACGGCTGCGGCGAAGCGGGAACAGCCGGACATGGCCGGATAA
- a CDS encoding response regulator, with translation MYKVILVEDEIYARQGLRDLINWERLGYEVAEEAGDGEEALRIIADTKPDLVITDIRMPVLDGLELIRTVRDSGNHETKFIIISGYGDFKYAQQAIKFGVKDFILKPIDEDELMDSLTRLAVQINKDKMKLEERAGYSLKALARLLRGEAAEEELRGIADLLDLQLSGRYGYLIVEINDLPKPGAGANAAKDQIQQFRQLIAQTAAELGFAADQQLHLHEHRYGVYGFPFKISFHTGKSEREDKARKLAERLSGQLAFPVLAYLGTEVDRLADINNSYAAAMELMDYKYAYAGRQLLSYDQIGAGGLRYIEFEAADYARLMEQLEEGNLEAMHASVDWIFEVIQQKAFAPEAVQNAVARFVFAVIGSIRAMQGDENELQSLEPVMQWPNQPVTLQGLKERLSAFMEESALMAAGLRKKNTRSDMMRIKSYIEQHYSEDISLKSIAASFYMNPAYLGQLFRKTFGLYFNDFLLQIRIDNAKRLLRQTEMRVYEIARCVGFDNADYFVSKFEKVEGKTPTAYRNKLLPK, from the coding sequence ATGTATAAAGTAATCTTGGTGGAAGACGAGATTTATGCAAGACAAGGGCTCCGCGATTTAATCAATTGGGAACGCTTAGGCTACGAGGTGGCAGAGGAAGCGGGAGACGGGGAGGAAGCGCTTCGGATCATTGCAGACACGAAGCCGGACTTGGTCATCACCGATATCCGGATGCCGGTGCTGGACGGCCTGGAGCTGATCCGGACCGTGCGGGATTCCGGCAATCATGAAACCAAGTTTATTATTATAAGCGGCTACGGCGACTTTAAATACGCCCAGCAGGCAATTAAGTTTGGGGTCAAAGATTTTATATTAAAGCCGATTGACGAAGACGAGCTGATGGATTCCTTAACCCGTCTGGCCGTCCAAATTAATAAGGACAAGATGAAGCTGGAAGAGCGCGCCGGCTACAGCCTCAAGGCGCTTGCCAGGCTGCTGCGGGGAGAAGCTGCGGAGGAGGAGCTGCGCGGCATTGCCGATTTGCTTGACTTGCAGCTGTCCGGCCGTTACGGCTATCTGATCGTCGAAATTAACGATCTTCCTAAACCCGGCGCAGGCGCTAATGCAGCAAAGGACCAAATCCAGCAATTCCGCCAGCTGATCGCCCAGACGGCTGCAGAGCTTGGTTTTGCCGCGGATCAGCAGCTGCATCTTCACGAACACCGGTACGGCGTATACGGCTTCCCGTTCAAAATTTCGTTCCATACCGGCAAAAGCGAGCGGGAGGATAAAGCAAGGAAGCTGGCGGAACGGCTGTCCGGGCAATTAGCCTTCCCTGTTCTTGCTTATTTGGGGACTGAAGTGGATCGGCTTGCGGACATTAACAATAGTTACGCCGCGGCTATGGAGCTGATGGACTACAAGTATGCTTATGCCGGGCGGCAGCTGCTTTCCTATGACCAGATCGGCGCCGGCGGGCTCCGTTATATCGAGTTTGAGGCGGCTGATTATGCGAGGCTGATGGAACAGCTGGAAGAGGGAAACCTGGAAGCGATGCATGCAAGCGTGGACTGGATATTCGAGGTCATCCAGCAAAAAGCGTTTGCGCCTGAAGCGGTTCAAAATGCGGTTGCCCGGTTTGTATTTGCCGTGATCGGCTCGATCCGGGCGATGCAAGGCGACGAGAACGAGCTTCAGTCGCTGGAGCCTGTGATGCAATGGCCGAACCAGCCGGTTACGCTGCAAGGCTTAAAGGAGCGGCTCAGCGCCTTTATGGAAGAAAGCGCGCTTATGGCCGCCGGCTTGCGCAAGAAAAACACAAGAAGCGACATGATGCGCATCAAAAGCTATATTGAGCAGCATTACAGCGAAGATATCAGCTTGAAGAGCATCGCCGCCAGCTTTTATATGAACCCGGCTTATCTCGGGCAGCTGTTCAGGAAGACGTTTGGCCTCTATTTTAACGATTTCCTGCTGCAGATTCGGATCGATAACGCCAAGCGGCTGCTCCGCCAGACGGAGATGCGGGTGTATGAAATCGCGCGCTGCGTAGGCTTCGATAATGCCGATTACTTTGTAAGCAAGTTTGAGAAGGTGGAAGGAAAAACGCCTACCGCCTACCGCAATAAGCTGCTTCCCAAATAA
- a CDS encoding malate:quinone oxidoreductase, with protein sequence MSDRQTNADVILIGAGIMSATLGSLLKELVPDWKITVFESLASAGEESSNEWNNAGTGHSSLCELNYTVEKPDGTMDINKAIKVNEEFQVSKQFWSYLVNSNLIRNPRDFIVPVPHMSFVQGEKDVTFLKKRFEALSRNPLFAGMEYSDDPAKLAEWIPLMMKDRDVNKPIAATRSTAGTDVNFGALTRMLFNHLKSKNVELKYKHHVEDLKRTSGGLWEVKVKDLAGGGTERHTAKFVFIGGGGGSLHLLQKSGIPEGKGIGGFPVSGLFMVCQKPEIVSKHHAKVYGQAPVGAPPMSVPHLDTRLIEGKESLLFGPFAGFSPKFLKTGSMMDLITSVKPHNLFTMLAAGVKNASLTTYLIKQVMLSKEQRMQELRQFIPDANSEDWDLLVAGQRVQIIKDTAAGKGTLQFGTEVISAGDGSIAALLGASPGASTAVSVMLEVMERCFPQHMKEWEPKIKEMIPSYGVKLLEHPELIREIQTTTSRTLGISGELHLVQ encoded by the coding sequence ATGAGCGACAGACAAACCAATGCAGACGTTATCTTAATTGGTGCCGGAATCATGAGTGCGACTTTGGGGTCGCTGCTGAAGGAATTAGTACCGGACTGGAAAATTACAGTGTTTGAAAGCCTTGCAAGCGCAGGTGAGGAAAGCTCCAACGAATGGAACAATGCCGGAACGGGCCATTCTTCGCTGTGCGAGCTGAACTACACCGTCGAGAAACCGGACGGCACGATGGATATTAACAAAGCCATTAAGGTCAATGAAGAATTTCAGGTGTCCAAACAGTTTTGGTCTTATCTCGTCAATAGCAATTTGATCCGCAATCCCCGCGATTTTATTGTGCCGGTACCGCATATGAGTTTTGTTCAAGGGGAGAAAGACGTCACCTTTTTGAAAAAACGTTTTGAAGCGCTTTCCCGCAACCCGCTGTTTGCAGGCATGGAATATTCCGACGACCCTGCGAAGCTGGCGGAATGGATTCCGCTTATGATGAAGGACCGCGACGTGAACAAGCCGATTGCGGCGACAAGGAGCACTGCCGGTACAGACGTCAACTTTGGCGCTCTGACGCGTATGCTGTTTAACCATTTGAAGAGCAAAAACGTTGAATTGAAATATAAGCACCATGTTGAAGATTTGAAGCGGACAAGCGGCGGCCTGTGGGAAGTTAAAGTGAAGGATCTTGCCGGCGGCGGAACCGAACGCCATACCGCCAAATTTGTATTTATCGGCGGCGGCGGCGGAAGCCTTCATCTGCTGCAAAAATCCGGCATTCCGGAAGGAAAAGGCATCGGCGGTTTCCCGGTCAGCGGCTTGTTCATGGTATGCCAGAAGCCGGAGATCGTATCGAAGCATCATGCCAAAGTATACGGCCAGGCTCCGGTAGGCGCTCCGCCAATGTCGGTGCCTCACTTGGATACGCGGCTGATCGAAGGCAAAGAATCGCTGCTGTTTGGCCCGTTTGCAGGCTTCTCGCCGAAGTTCCTGAAAACCGGCTCCATGATGGATCTTATTACGTCCGTCAAGCCGCATAACCTGTTTACGATGCTGGCGGCCGGCGTCAAGAACGCTTCCTTGACCACGTATCTGATCAAGCAGGTGATGTTGTCCAAAGAACAGCGCATGCAGGAGCTGCGCCAATTCATTCCGGACGCTAACAGCGAAGACTGGGATTTGCTCGTTGCCGGCCAGCGCGTGCAAATTATTAAAGATACGGCAGCCGGCAAAGGCACGCTGCAGTTCGGCACGGAAGTGATCAGCGCGGGCGACGGTTCCATCGCCGCGTTGCTTGGCGCATCGCCGGGCGCTTCGACCGCCGTATCGGTTATGCTGGAAGTAATGGAAAGATGTTTCCCGCAGCACATGAAAGAATGGGAGCCGAAAATTAAAGAAATGATTCCTTCGTACGGCGTCAAGCTGCTGGAGCATCCGGAGCTGATCCGCGAAATTCAGACGACGACTTCCCGCACGCTTGGCATTAGCGGCGAGCTTCATCTTGTCCAATAA
- a CDS encoding TetR/AcrR family transcriptional regulator produces the protein MNDIQLTNTRTERRDAAANRQRILNAALKLFDQHGVEQVSMNQIATEAKIGPGTLYRRYKNKSELCLDLIKDHLDLLFDDLEAYLADNESLPPSERLRGLIALFLRFREKKAQLLAGVEEAGSSRPKNRGRGPVYEELHQLIVQLFDEMALAAPPAEPRANSVFRADMLLSALSSDSYLFQRDGRGYTPEQIWEQLCLTFFPQQLR, from the coding sequence GTGAATGACATCCAACTAACGAATACTCGCACGGAGCGGCGGGATGCCGCCGCCAACCGCCAGCGAATTTTGAACGCGGCTTTGAAGCTGTTCGACCAGCATGGCGTGGAGCAGGTCAGCATGAACCAGATCGCAACGGAAGCCAAGATCGGCCCGGGAACGCTGTACCGCCGGTATAAAAATAAAAGCGAGCTGTGCCTCGATTTAATTAAAGATCATTTGGATCTGCTTTTTGATGATTTGGAAGCCTATTTAGCGGATAACGAATCGCTCCCGCCGAGCGAACGTTTAAGAGGGCTGATCGCGCTGTTCCTCCGTTTCCGCGAAAAAAAGGCGCAGCTGCTCGCCGGAGTCGAAGAAGCCGGCAGCTCCCGGCCGAAAAACCGCGGGAGGGGGCCGGTCTACGAAGAGCTGCATCAGCTCATTGTGCAGCTGTTTGACGAAATGGCGCTCGCCGCCCCGCCTGCCGAACCGCGCGCCAACAGCGTCTTCCGCGCCGATATGCTGCTGAGTGCGCTAAGCAGCGATTCATACCTGTTCCAGCGGGACGGGCGCGGCTATACGCCGGAGCAGATTTGGGAGCAGCTGTGCTTAACCTTCTTCCCTCAGCAGCTCCGTTAA
- a CDS encoding multidrug efflux MFS transporter, whose amino-acid sequence MPIWRRNLIVCWFGMFVTGVGMSQIAPVLPLFIRQLGVDHASAVSQYSGIAFGITYIVSAVFSPIWGYAADKIGRKPMLLRASLGMALVVGCMGFAHNVYVLIGLRLLQGVITGYGTACTTLIATQTDKAHSGYALGTLSTANIAGSLLGPLIGGFIEENFGMQNVFFITGGFMLIAFLTTLFFVKETFVRSDKKVLSMSETWSRIPEKKLTVMLFITFLVITVAMYSVEPVITVYVDGLSRSLGHVALIAGITFSASGLANIFAAPRLGKLSDRIGAHKVMLVSLAAAGLLFIPQAFVHNVWQLMALRFLLGLTVGGLSPSVNILMKKITPSALTGRIFGLNMSAAYLGVFAGAAMGGEVSAWLGVRDVFYVTGALLLMNAVWVYFQVFKPLESGKQTAGTSS is encoded by the coding sequence ATGCCGATATGGAGACGGAATTTGATCGTATGCTGGTTTGGCATGTTTGTGACGGGCGTCGGCATGAGCCAAATTGCGCCGGTGCTGCCGCTTTTTATTAGACAGCTTGGGGTTGACCATGCCTCCGCGGTATCGCAATATTCCGGAATTGCGTTTGGCATCACTTATATCGTCTCGGCTGTATTCTCGCCGATCTGGGGTTATGCCGCCGATAAAATCGGCCGCAAGCCGATGCTGCTGCGGGCAAGCCTCGGCATGGCGCTTGTTGTCGGCTGTATGGGTTTTGCGCATAACGTCTATGTGCTGATCGGGCTGCGCCTGCTGCAAGGCGTCATTACCGGCTACGGCACGGCATGCACGACACTGATTGCTACGCAGACCGACAAGGCGCATTCCGGGTACGCGCTGGGCACGCTGTCGACGGCCAATATTGCCGGCTCCCTGCTCGGACCGCTGATTGGCGGCTTTATTGAGGAAAACTTCGGCATGCAGAACGTCTTTTTTATTACAGGCGGGTTTATGCTGATCGCTTTCCTGACAACGCTGTTTTTCGTGAAAGAAACATTTGTCCGATCGGATAAAAAAGTGTTGAGCATGTCAGAAACATGGAGCCGTATTCCGGAAAAAAAACTGACGGTGATGCTGTTTATTACCTTTTTGGTTATTACGGTGGCGATGTATTCGGTGGAGCCGGTCATTACCGTCTATGTAGACGGGTTATCCCGCAGCTTGGGCCATGTGGCGCTGATCGCAGGCATTACGTTCTCCGCCTCGGGGCTGGCGAACATTTTTGCCGCGCCGCGTCTCGGGAAGCTGTCCGACCGGATCGGGGCGCACAAAGTGATGCTCGTTTCGCTTGCGGCGGCCGGCCTGTTATTTATCCCGCAAGCGTTTGTGCATAATGTATGGCAGCTGATGGCGCTTCGCTTCCTGCTTGGCTTAACCGTTGGAGGCTTGTCGCCTTCCGTGAATATATTGATGAAGAAAATTACCCCGTCTGCACTGACAGGCCGGATATTCGGCTTGAATATGTCGGCTGCTTATTTGGGTGTATTTGCCGGAGCGGCTATGGGCGGAGAAGTGTCGGCTTGGCTTGGCGTAAGGGATGTGTTCTATGTAACCGGGGCTTTGCTGCTCATGAATGCGGTGTGGGTTTATTTCCAAGTATTTAAGCCGCTGGAGAGCGGCAAGCAGACTGCTGGAACTTCGTCCTAA
- a CDS encoding major royal jelly family protein, which translates to MRTENREAGSYEMLFYWNHLDWHFPNERMEREFHSHQYWRKCMPGGVKTDRQGNYYVSVPRWAEGIPATLNRIVLKQGKPVLDAFPSWEWNQAGHVHALQSVLGYEIDEHNRMWILDQGKINYAPSPEGSQKLIVWDLDRNEQLASFVIPNDIAPYRTSFLNDLAVDHKHGFVYITDSGNGWPDHPVDAAIIVFNMRTGTFRRVLGGHYSTQDFPGFRFAIDLQPVYTGKPLRIGCDGIALSADRSTLYYCPISGRNLYAVDTALLMDFHTPLEAVGRAVRAIGSKGTTTDGMNADNKGNIYFTMLEEKGVGLYQPGTGGFYRIVSDDRMMWVDGLAFDQRGSIIFNSNRLHQMFNEPEPTIDWSYPYNLIVWRMFIGSDVKSYLYA; encoded by the coding sequence ATGCGGACGGAGAACAGGGAAGCCGGCAGCTACGAGATGCTGTTTTATTGGAACCATCTCGATTGGCATTTCCCCAATGAACGGATGGAGCGGGAATTCCATTCTCATCAGTATTGGCGCAAATGCATGCCGGGGGGAGTAAAGACGGACCGGCAGGGTAATTATTATGTGTCTGTACCGCGCTGGGCGGAAGGCATTCCGGCTACGCTGAACCGGATTGTGTTGAAGCAAGGCAAGCCGGTGCTGGACGCCTTTCCGAGCTGGGAATGGAACCAGGCCGGGCATGTTCATGCCCTCCAATCGGTACTTGGGTATGAAATAGACGAGCATAACCGGATGTGGATACTCGATCAGGGCAAAATCAACTATGCGCCTTCGCCGGAAGGCTCGCAGAAGCTGATCGTCTGGGATTTGGACCGCAATGAACAGCTGGCGTCGTTTGTTATTCCGAATGACATTGCGCCTTACCGCACATCGTTTCTGAACGATCTTGCCGTCGATCATAAACATGGCTTCGTTTATATAACCGACTCGGGAAACGGGTGGCCGGACCATCCGGTTGATGCCGCCATTATTGTGTTTAACATGCGAACCGGCACATTCCGGCGTGTACTGGGCGGCCATTACAGCACGCAGGATTTTCCCGGCTTCCGGTTTGCGATTGATCTGCAGCCCGTCTATACGGGCAAGCCGCTCCGCATCGGCTGTGACGGCATCGCATTGTCCGCAGACCGTTCAACGCTTTATTATTGCCCGATTTCCGGGCGGAATTTGTATGCGGTGGACACGGCGCTTCTTATGGATTTTCATACGCCGCTCGAGGCTGTCGGCCGCGCGGTCCGGGCGATTGGCAGCAAAGGGACGACAACCGACGGCATGAATGCGGATAACAAAGGCAATATTTATTTTACGATGCTGGAAGAAAAGGGGGTTGGCTTGTACCAACCGGGAACGGGCGGCTTTTACCGGATCGTATCCGATGACCGGATGATGTGGGTGGATGGCCTTGCATTCGATCAGCGGGGTTCGATTATTTTTAACAGCAACCGGCTGCATCAGATGTTTAACGAGCCGGAACCGACGATAGATTGGTCGTACCCTTACAATCTGATCGTCTGGAGAATGTTTATCGGCAGCGATGTGAAGTCGTACTTATACGCTTAA
- a CDS encoding pirin family protein → MTTTYRSIEGTFRGAPVHMVGDGFRVSNYFPGGSNLGQRFSPFILLDYNAPYEFPPSERVRGVGAHPHRGFETVTIAYDGYIEHHDSKGNHGIIGPGDVQWMTAGSGLLHKEYHEREFSRRGGLFHMIQLWVNLPRAHKMHAPRYQELLKSGMGREELPDNGGEVRVIAGEYNGVRGPAETFTPVNLFDIAFRQGGKAEFTLPASYNTAALVLRGSAVINGSQQAAEGDFILFANTEGAIAIEGQTDDTLVIVLSGEPIDEPVFQHGPFVMNSREELIEAFQDFQQGKMGHPDF, encoded by the coding sequence ATGACTACCACATATCGCAGCATTGAAGGAACGTTTAGAGGAGCGCCTGTCCATATGGTAGGCGACGGATTCCGGGTGTCGAACTATTTTCCGGGCGGCAGCAACTTGGGGCAGCGCTTCAGCCCGTTTATTTTATTGGATTACAATGCACCGTACGAGTTTCCGCCAAGCGAGCGCGTACGAGGGGTCGGAGCGCATCCGCACCGCGGCTTCGAGACGGTCACGATCGCTTATGACGGCTATATTGAGCATCATGACAGCAAAGGCAATCACGGCATTATCGGTCCCGGGGATGTACAGTGGATGACCGCGGGCTCCGGCCTGCTGCACAAAGAATACCATGAACGCGAGTTTTCCCGCCGAGGCGGGCTGTTCCATATGATTCAGCTATGGGTTAATTTGCCCCGCGCCCACAAAATGCATGCTCCGCGCTACCAGGAATTGCTGAAAAGCGGCATGGGCCGCGAAGAGCTGCCGGATAACGGCGGCGAAGTGCGGGTCATCGCCGGCGAATATAACGGCGTGCGTGGTCCGGCCGAAACCTTCACGCCGGTGAACCTGTTCGACATTGCCTTCCGGCAGGGGGGCAAAGCAGAATTTACACTTCCGGCATCGTACAACACGGCTGCGCTTGTGCTGAGAGGCAGCGCGGTTATTAACGGCAGCCAGCAGGCGGCAGAAGGAGATTTCATTCTGTTCGCCAACACCGAAGGGGCGATTGCCATTGAAGGGCAAACCGACGATACGCTCGTCATCGTGCTTAGCGGCGAACCGATCGACGAGCCGGTATTCCAGCACGGTCCGTTCGTCATGAACAGCCGCGAAGAGCTGATCGAAGCGTTCCAGGACTTTCAGCAAGGCAAAATGGGCCACCCGGATTTCTAA
- a CDS encoding cysteine hydrolase family protein translates to MSHLHKAALLVMDLQNGIVSRFADNNLQPFQKAIEAARQHDIPVIYVRVAFREGYPETSLRNKAFSRIAQYGGMTELEEATQIHASVKPQPGELVVVKRRVSAFAGSDLEVILRAMQVDTLILTGIATSGVVLSTLREAADKDFALTVLSDACLDGDPEVHRVLVEKVFPRQAEVMTVGEWAGSLQ, encoded by the coding sequence ATGTCTCATCTGCATAAAGCAGCACTGCTGGTCATGGATTTGCAAAACGGGATTGTATCGCGGTTTGCGGACAACAATCTGCAGCCTTTTCAAAAAGCGATTGAAGCGGCGCGCCAGCATGATATTCCGGTTATTTACGTCCGGGTGGCTTTCCGTGAAGGATACCCGGAGACGTCGCTCCGGAATAAAGCATTTTCCCGCATTGCGCAATACGGCGGCATGACCGAGCTGGAGGAAGCTACCCAGATTCATGCGTCTGTTAAGCCGCAGCCAGGCGAGCTGGTTGTGGTCAAACGCCGCGTCAGCGCCTTTGCCGGCAGCGATTTGGAAGTGATTTTGCGCGCTATGCAAGTGGATACGCTGATTCTTACCGGAATTGCTACAAGCGGCGTTGTATTGTCCACGCTCAGAGAAGCAGCGGATAAAGACTTTGCGCTGACCGTATTGTCGGATGCATGCCTGGACGGCGACCCGGAAGTGCATCGCGTGCTGGTGGAGAAAGTATTCCCCCGCCAGGCTGAAGTCATGACCGTTGGAGAGTGGGCAGGCTCGCTGCAATAA
- a CDS encoding glycosyl hydrolase family 8, producing MAQAQGAYATGLYRNVFQELGYSEREIEARVQDTWAKLFEGPEETRIYYEAGGDMGYLLDTGNLDVRTEGMSYGMMAAVQLDRQDVFDRIWKWTHTYMYMTEGENAGYFAWSCNTDGTRRSNGPAPDGEEFFAMALLFASHRWGDREAPFDYGKQARDLLRTCLHKGEDGVGYPMWDPHHKLIKFIPNCDYSDPSYHLPHFYELFALWAYPEDRTFWKEAAEASRAYLRLACHPETGLAPEYAHYDGTPNDSRGYGKFFSDSYRVAANVGLDYEWFRADEWQPEEAGRIQAFFAGIPPEDYRRYTISGEPLEEKSLHPVGLLATNAAASLAAGGPNAEAAVRLLWNTPVRTGVRRYYDNCLYLFAVLALSGRYRIYMP from the coding sequence ATGGCACAAGCACAAGGCGCGTATGCAACCGGTTTGTACCGCAATGTATTTCAGGAGCTGGGATATTCGGAACGGGAAATTGAAGCAAGAGTACAGGACACTTGGGCCAAGCTGTTTGAAGGCCCGGAGGAAACCCGCATTTATTACGAAGCAGGCGGGGACATGGGGTATTTGCTTGACACGGGCAATCTGGATGTTCGGACCGAAGGGATGTCTTACGGCATGATGGCTGCGGTTCAGCTGGACCGCCAGGATGTATTTGACCGCATATGGAAATGGACGCATACATACATGTACATGACGGAGGGGGAGAATGCCGGTTATTTTGCATGGTCCTGCAATACCGACGGCACCCGCCGCTCGAACGGCCCGGCGCCGGACGGCGAGGAGTTTTTCGCCATGGCGCTGCTGTTCGCCTCCCATCGCTGGGGCGACCGGGAAGCGCCGTTCGATTATGGCAAGCAGGCGCGCGATCTGCTGCGGACCTGCCTGCATAAAGGAGAAGACGGCGTCGGCTATCCGATGTGGGATCCGCACCATAAGCTGATCAAATTTATTCCGAACTGCGATTATTCCGATCCGTCCTATCATTTGCCGCATTTTTACGAGCTGTTTGCGCTGTGGGCATATCCGGAGGACCGCACATTCTGGAAGGAAGCGGCAGAAGCAAGCCGCGCTTACCTGCGCCTGGCGTGCCATCCGGAAACAGGGCTGGCGCCGGAATATGCGCATTATGACGGAACGCCTAACGACTCGCGCGGCTACGGCAAATTTTTCAGCGACTCTTACCGGGTAGCGGCGAACGTCGGGCTCGACTATGAATGGTTCCGCGCGGATGAATGGCAGCCTGAGGAAGCCGGCCGGATCCAGGCGTTTTTTGCCGGTATCCCGCCTGAAGATTATCGGCGGTACACAATCAGCGGCGAGCCGCTGGAGGAAAAATCGCTCCATCCGGTCGGCCTTCTGGCGACCAATGCGGCGGCTTCGCTGGCAGCCGGCGGACCGAATGCCGAAGCGGCGGTAAGGCTGTTGTGGAATACGCCGGTCCGGACCGGCGTAAGAAGGTATTACGACAACTGTCTGTATCTATTCGCTGTGCTTGCTTTAAGCGGCCGTTACCGGATTTATATGCCGTAG